A window of Myxococcales bacterium contains these coding sequences:
- a CDS encoding acetyl-CoA carboxylase biotin carboxylase subunit yields MAKTKSFKKVLVANRGEIAVRVTRTLHEMGLGAVAIYSEPDRQSLHVRVADEAYCVGPAPARESYLDIEKVLAVAKRAGCDAVHPGYGFLSENPDFADACERAGVTFVGPPASAMRQLGSKTAARDKMASAGVPIVPGARCETTDEAVAAAKKIGFPVMLKASAGGGGKGMRLVHSAEEMPNAWERARSEAKKFFGDDTVYIEKAIIRPRHVEIQVLGDRDGNMVHCFERDCSIQRRNQKVVEETPSPAASRELVAEMGRIAVQGAKAVGYFSAGTFEFLVSEDGQFYFLEMNTRLQVEHPVTELVTGLDLVREMILVAEGHPLTFAQTDLHARGAAIECRVYAEDPSSGFLPSPGRIDDLVVPAGPFVRDDGGAYPGCTISSFYDPLISKLSVWAPTRERAVARMRRALSEYVVTGIKTNLAFHEKLFAHPEFAAGRYDTGFLDRHAAELLGYPEVPGDMRDALTVALAVAASRMERATGAASADAGVDGARLSPWVASHRAGLGRSR; encoded by the coding sequence ATGGCCAAGACGAAATCGTTCAAGAAGGTCCTCGTCGCCAACCGCGGAGAGATCGCCGTCCGAGTGACCCGCACGCTCCACGAGATGGGGCTCGGGGCCGTCGCCATCTACTCCGAGCCCGACCGTCAGAGCCTGCACGTGCGTGTGGCCGACGAGGCCTACTGTGTCGGCCCCGCGCCCGCGAGGGAGAGCTACCTCGACATCGAGAAGGTGCTCGCGGTGGCCAAGCGCGCGGGCTGCGATGCGGTCCACCCGGGCTACGGATTCTTGAGCGAAAACCCGGACTTCGCCGACGCCTGCGAGCGCGCGGGGGTGACGTTCGTCGGGCCCCCCGCGAGCGCCATGCGCCAGCTCGGCTCGAAGACGGCCGCGCGCGACAAGATGGCCTCGGCGGGTGTACCCATCGTGCCTGGCGCGCGCTGCGAGACGACCGACGAGGCCGTGGCCGCCGCGAAGAAGATCGGCTTCCCCGTGATGCTCAAGGCCTCGGCCGGCGGCGGCGGCAAGGGCATGCGGCTCGTGCACTCGGCCGAAGAGATGCCGAACGCGTGGGAGCGCGCGCGCTCCGAGGCGAAGAAGTTCTTCGGGGACGACACGGTCTACATCGAGAAGGCGATCATCCGCCCGCGCCACGTCGAGATCCAGGTGCTCGGCGATCGCGACGGCAACATGGTCCACTGCTTCGAGCGAGATTGCTCGATCCAGCGCCGCAACCAGAAGGTCGTCGAAGAGACGCCCTCGCCCGCCGCGTCGCGCGAGCTCGTGGCCGAGATGGGTCGCATCGCCGTGCAGGGCGCGAAGGCCGTGGGGTACTTCTCGGCGGGCACGTTCGAGTTTCTCGTCAGCGAGGACGGGCAGTTCTACTTCCTCGAGATGAACACGAGGCTCCAGGTCGAGCACCCGGTCACCGAGCTCGTCACGGGCCTCGATCTCGTCCGCGAGATGATCCTCGTCGCCGAAGGTCACCCGCTCACGTTCGCCCAGACCGACCTCCACGCGCGCGGCGCCGCGATCGAGTGCCGCGTCTACGCCGAAGACCCGTCGAGTGGATTTTTGCCCTCTCCCGGCCGCATCGACGATCTCGTCGTCCCCGCCGGGCCCTTCGTCCGCGACGACGGCGGCGCCTACCCGGGCTGCACGATCTCGAGCTTTTACGACCCGCTCATCTCCAAGCTCAGCGTGTGGGCCCCCACCCGCGAGCGCGCCGTCGCCCGCATGCGGAGGGCGCTCTCCGAGTACGTCGTCACCGGCATCAAGACGAACCTCGCCTTCCACGAGAAGCTCTTCGCGCACCCGGAGTTCGCCGCGGGCCGCTACGACACCGGGTTCCTCGATCGCCACGCGGCGGAGCTGCTCGGCTACCCCGAGGTGCCAGGCGACATGCGCGATGCCCTCACGGTGGCGTTGGCGGTCGCGGCCTCGCGCATGGAGCGAGCCACGGGCGCCGCATCGGCCGACGCGGGCGTCGATGGCGCTCGGCTGAGCCCCTGGGTCGCGTCGCACCGCGCCGGCCTCGGCCGCTCTCGCTGA
- a CDS encoding lactonase family protein, giving the protein MARRALLSVLVLALGCSSEPEVEPDAGAAPSPTRTSPGPSPEGGAVDSAAPLPDGAVPDAAVPEGPRTEVAFVGGGDGMVRTYALDPTTGALSPLASVAAGNDPSYLAFDEARQLAFAIDSGQNQVRTFAVSPKTGTLTAKGQAVGTGGTGATHVSLVPSGKYLLVAHYTSGHLAVVPVAADGTLSAPSDVVLAGDKAHFAEMDAAKRTVFVPCLGANVVARYTLDETTGKLTALAPVALPAGAGPRHLSFASGSPFVFVVNELASSVTSFSYDAATGGLGLVETKSSLPAGFAGANTGAAIFAHPSGKVVYASNRGEDSIARFTYDAQGRLTREGSVPTSGRIPRSFGLAGKGRFAYVANQGSGTVYGYTIDPATFAMSPMGASAQITGLTSPKFVGTARFVDK; this is encoded by the coding sequence ATGGCTCGGCGCGCTCTCCTCTCCGTCCTCGTTCTCGCCCTCGGATGCTCTTCGGAGCCGGAGGTCGAGCCCGACGCCGGCGCCGCTCCGAGCCCGACCAGGACCTCTCCGGGCCCGAGCCCCGAGGGGGGCGCGGTGGACTCCGCAGCGCCGCTCCCCGACGGTGCGGTCCCGGACGCCGCGGTGCCCGAGGGACCCCGGACGGAGGTCGCGTTCGTGGGCGGGGGAGACGGCATGGTGCGCACGTACGCCCTCGATCCCACGACGGGTGCCCTGTCGCCGCTCGCCTCGGTCGCGGCGGGCAACGATCCGTCGTACCTCGCCTTCGACGAGGCGAGGCAGCTCGCGTTCGCCATCGACTCGGGGCAAAACCAGGTGCGCACGTTCGCCGTGAGCCCGAAGACGGGGACGCTGACCGCGAAGGGGCAGGCCGTCGGGACCGGGGGTACGGGCGCGACCCACGTCTCGCTCGTGCCGAGCGGAAAGTACCTGCTCGTCGCCCACTACACGAGCGGTCACCTCGCCGTGGTCCCCGTGGCTGCGGACGGCACGCTGTCGGCCCCGAGCGACGTGGTGCTCGCCGGAGACAAGGCGCACTTCGCGGAGATGGACGCGGCGAAGCGCACCGTGTTCGTGCCTTGCCTCGGCGCCAACGTGGTCGCCCGGTACACGCTCGACGAGACCACGGGAAAGCTCACGGCGCTCGCGCCGGTCGCGCTGCCAGCCGGCGCCGGGCCACGCCACCTGTCCTTCGCTTCGGGCTCGCCGTTCGTGTTCGTCGTGAACGAGCTCGCGAGCAGCGTGACGTCGTTCTCGTACGACGCGGCGACGGGGGGCCTCGGGCTCGTCGAGACGAAGTCGTCCCTGCCCGCGGGCTTCGCCGGAGCCAACACCGGCGCCGCCATCTTCGCCCACCCGTCGGGCAAGGTCGTGTACGCATCGAACCGCGGCGAGGACAGCATCGCGCGCTTCACGTACGACGCGCAGGGGAGGCTCACGCGCGAAGGGAGCGTCCCGACCTCGGGCCGCATTCCGAGGAGCTTCGGCCTCGCGGGGAAGGGGCGCTTCGCCTACGTGGCGAACCAGGGTTCCGGGACGGTGTACGGCTACACCATCGACCCCGCGACGTTCGCGATGAGCCCGATGGGCGCGAGCGCTCAGATCACGGGGCTCACGTCGCCGAAGTTCGTCGGCACCGCGCGCTTCGTCGACAAGTAG
- the nusG gene encoding transcription termination/antitermination protein NusG — protein MAKKWYVIQTYSGFENRVRESLQQRIKEFGKEALFGEILIPTETVQEARASGKTRVRQKNSFPGYIFVEMEMGEEAWHLVKDTSKVTGFIGNQRPQEVKPPQIDELRKAIVEGAVKPKPRISFEAGDEIRVIDGAFANFMGTVEEVKPDKQKLKVKVSIFGRATPVELDFTQVEKRSA, from the coding sequence ATGGCCAAGAAGTGGTACGTCATTCAAACCTACTCGGGCTTCGAGAACCGCGTCCGTGAGTCGCTCCAGCAGCGCATCAAGGAGTTCGGGAAAGAGGCCCTCTTCGGCGAGATCCTGATCCCGACCGAGACGGTGCAAGAGGCTCGCGCGAGCGGCAAGACCCGCGTCCGCCAGAAGAACAGCTTCCCCGGGTACATCTTCGTCGAGATGGAGATGGGCGAAGAGGCCTGGCACCTCGTCAAAGACACGAGCAAGGTCACCGGGTTCATCGGCAACCAGCGCCCGCAAGAGGTGAAGCCGCCGCAGATCGACGAGCTCCGCAAGGCGATCGTCGAAGGTGCGGTCAAGCCGAAGCCGCGCATCTCCTTCGAGGCCGGAGACGAGATCCGCGTCATCGACGGGGCCTTCGCGAACTTCATGGGCACGGTCGAAGAGGTCAAGCCGGACAAGCAGAAGCTCAAGGTGAAGGTCAGCATCTTCGGGCGCGCGACGCCGGTCGAGCTCGACTTCACGCAGGTCGAGAAGCGCTCCGCCTGA
- the secE gene encoding preprotein translocase subunit SecE, protein MADEELEKKAEESEDEEASEGTSSSDEAEASTSKKSEAKAEKASSADDPDEDAEIDQVLAHQSSNALGAERFVYAGYFAAAVGAAFVFAKLGHAAWVKLAAWKPEQVGEPRDEIVYGVAGLLGVALAVHYWRKKEAREYATEVADELSKVTWPTKKEVQNSTLVVVLTTLFATVFFALMDQFWRFITDKVYGF, encoded by the coding sequence ATGGCTGACGAAGAGCTCGAGAAGAAAGCCGAAGAATCGGAGGACGAAGAGGCCTCCGAGGGCACTTCCTCGTCCGACGAAGCCGAGGCGAGCACGTCCAAGAAGTCCGAGGCGAAGGCCGAGAAGGCCAGCAGCGCGGACGACCCGGACGAAGACGCCGAGATCGACCAGGTGCTCGCGCACCAGTCCAGCAACGCCCTCGGCGCCGAGCGCTTCGTGTACGCCGGGTATTTCGCTGCGGCGGTCGGCGCGGCGTTCGTCTTCGCGAAGCTCGGGCACGCGGCGTGGGTCAAGCTCGCGGCCTGGAAGCCCGAGCAAGTCGGCGAGCCGCGCGACGAGATCGTGTACGGCGTCGCAGGCCTCCTCGGCGTCGCCCTCGCGGTGCACTACTGGCGAAAGAAAGAAGCTCGTGAGTACGCGACCGAGGTCGCCGACGAGCTCTCCAAGGTCACCTGGCCCACCAAAAAAGAAGTCCAGAACTCGACGCTCGTGGTGGTCCTCACCACGCTCTTCGCCACGGTCTTCTTCGCGCTGATGGACCAATTCTGGCGCTTCATCACCGACAAGGTTTACGGCTTTTAG
- the rpmG gene encoding 50S ribosomal protein L33 gives MGDRIEVSLVCTECESRNYRTSRKPEQKGQIEKKKFCPSCKRHTVHKETK, from the coding sequence ATGGGCGATCGGATCGAGGTATCCCTGGTGTGCACCGAGTGCGAGAGCCGGAACTACCGGACCTCGCGCAAACCGGAGCAGAAGGGGCAGATCGAGAAGAAGAAGTTCTGCCCTTCCTGCAAGCGTCACACGGTCCACAAAGAGACCAAGTGA
- the tuf gene encoding elongation factor Tu yields MAKEKFNRSKPHVNVGTIGHIDHGKTTLTASLVKVQSKKNLAKVISYADIAKGGTVRDATKTVTIAASHVEYESEKRHYAHVDCPGHADYIKNMITGAAQMDGAILVVSALDSVMPQTREHVLLARQVGLRHIVVALNKCDAVEDAEMLDLVEMEVRELLSKYKFDGDNAKIVRVAAFPALQGEPKWEESIGNLIAALDSEIPEPERDVDKPFLMAIEDVFSIKGRGTVGTGRIERGVVKTGEDVEIIGFRDTRKTTVTGVEMFRKILDEGRAGENVGVLLRGIERTDVERGQILCKPGSVTPHKKFMGEVYVLKKEEGGRHTPFFTNYRPQFYMRTTDVTGTCELPEGTKMVMPGDNVTMTISLITPVGLEEQMRFAIREGGRTVGAGIVTKILE; encoded by the coding sequence ATGGCGAAAGAGAAATTCAACCGCAGCAAGCCCCACGTGAACGTCGGCACCATCGGTCACATCGACCACGGCAAGACGACGCTCACGGCCTCGCTCGTGAAGGTTCAGTCGAAGAAGAACCTCGCGAAGGTCATTTCGTACGCGGACATCGCGAAGGGCGGCACCGTCCGCGACGCGACGAAGACCGTGACGATCGCGGCTTCGCACGTGGAGTACGAGTCGGAGAAGCGCCACTACGCGCACGTCGACTGCCCCGGCCACGCCGACTACATCAAGAACATGATCACGGGCGCGGCGCAGATGGACGGCGCGATCCTGGTCGTGTCGGCGCTCGACTCGGTCATGCCGCAGACGCGCGAGCACGTGCTCCTCGCTCGCCAGGTCGGTCTCCGTCACATCGTGGTCGCGCTCAACAAGTGCGACGCGGTGGAGGACGCGGAGATGCTCGACCTCGTCGAGATGGAAGTCCGCGAGCTTCTCTCGAAGTACAAGTTCGACGGCGACAACGCGAAGATCGTCCGCGTGGCGGCCTTCCCGGCCCTCCAGGGCGAGCCCAAGTGGGAGGAGTCGATCGGCAACCTCATCGCGGCGCTCGACAGCGAGATCCCCGAGCCGGAGCGTGACGTCGACAAGCCCTTCCTCATGGCGATCGAGGACGTGTTCTCGATCAAGGGCCGCGGCACCGTCGGTACCGGCCGCATCGAGCGCGGCGTGGTGAAGACGGGCGAGGACGTCGAGATCATCGGCTTCCGCGACACCCGCAAGACCACGGTCACGGGCGTCGAGATGTTCCGCAAGATCCTCGACGAGGGCCGCGCGGGCGAGAACGTCGGCGTCCTCCTCCGCGGCATCGAGCGCACGGACGTCGAGCGCGGGCAGATCCTCTGCAAGCCGGGCTCGGTCACGCCGCACAAGAAGTTCATGGGCGAGGTCTACGTCCTCAAGAAGGAAGAGGGCGGCCGTCACACGCCGTTCTTCACGAACTACCGCCCGCAGTTCTACATGCGCACGACCGACGTGACCGGCACCTGCGAGCTCCCCGAGGGCACGAAGATGGTCATGCCGGGCGACAACGTCACCATGACGATCTCTCTCATCACCCCCGTCGGCCTCGAGGAGCAGATGCGCTTCGCGATCCGCGAGGGCGGCCGCACGGTCGGCGCGGGCATCGTCACCAAGATCCTCGAGTAA
- a CDS encoding serine/threonine protein kinase: MSRSSVPALVPSAPSSAPPGPRESIPSAPSGTSLAAPPMSHVPAVGLVADDEATSGMPARFGKYTLLRKLAQGGMAELFLAIQRSVAGFEKLIVIKRILPAVSQDTAFIDMLLHEARVAATLSHPNICQTFDVGQVDGSFFIAMEHVHGEDLRSIVRQMKKREVLEFPVEHALAIVLGMCAGLAYAHEHHDMNGAPLQIVHRDVSPQNVVVTFQGDVKIVDFGIAKSGKMLTEAKTGKLKGKVPYMSPEQARGEEVDARTDIFATGVMLFELTTGKRLFKGANELETLKLICEEEYPRPSQVRPDYPKDLESIVMRALAKNKEERYPSARAMQRDLEEFVRRHRVPVSNSALHTFMNELFQDKLAAQKQAILQGKQLADIIDSQHGGRLESTLELDALGSGARAATPSMPAAAHTVTDAPVHRPKSRWLLTVPFAVMIAVGVGVFAGLRARHEAEGTTTPTPAAASTKGTVKVTSEPPGASIWVNGDLRAEVTPATLELPKGVEIDLKLSMPDHEQSRHKLTLTDLAPDHEVKAELRKGSVSVDVNVLPQGTQATLVLDGKPVQGPEIAGLASGVEHTLVVSAPGFGEKSITFTGSAQERKKLDVTLEKSAHHDTTAKAQTGGPTPTGKPSATPAPAGSGKLNVGASNGWCNVTVDGQGRGATPIAGLELSAGPHKVTCTTADGKSQNAVVTVPADGVARYKFSL, from the coding sequence ATGTCTCGCTCTTCCGTCCCAGCCCTCGTTCCTAGCGCGCCCTCGTCGGCCCCTCCCGGCCCGCGCGAGTCGATCCCGAGCGCGCCCTCGGGGACGAGCCTGGCCGCGCCGCCCATGTCGCACGTGCCCGCCGTCGGGCTCGTCGCGGACGACGAGGCCACGAGCGGGATGCCCGCGCGGTTCGGGAAGTACACGCTCCTGCGCAAGCTCGCGCAGGGAGGCATGGCCGAGCTCTTCCTCGCGATCCAGCGCAGCGTCGCCGGCTTCGAGAAGCTCATCGTCATCAAGCGCATCTTGCCGGCGGTGAGCCAGGACACGGCCTTCATCGACATGCTGCTCCACGAGGCGCGCGTCGCGGCGACGCTCTCGCACCCGAACATCTGCCAGACGTTCGACGTCGGCCAGGTCGACGGGAGCTTCTTCATCGCGATGGAGCACGTGCACGGCGAGGACCTCCGCTCGATCGTGCGCCAGATGAAGAAGCGCGAGGTGCTCGAGTTCCCGGTGGAGCACGCGCTCGCCATCGTCCTCGGCATGTGCGCCGGGCTCGCCTACGCGCACGAGCACCACGACATGAACGGCGCGCCGCTCCAGATCGTGCACCGCGACGTGTCGCCGCAGAACGTCGTCGTCACCTTCCAAGGGGACGTGAAGATCGTCGACTTCGGCATCGCGAAGAGCGGAAAAATGCTCACCGAGGCCAAGACCGGGAAGCTCAAGGGCAAGGTCCCTTACATGTCGCCCGAGCAGGCGCGAGGCGAAGAGGTCGACGCCCGCACCGACATCTTCGCCACCGGGGTCATGCTGTTCGAGCTCACGACCGGCAAGCGGCTCTTCAAAGGAGCGAACGAGCTCGAGACGCTGAAGCTCATTTGCGAGGAAGAGTACCCGCGCCCCTCGCAGGTCCGGCCCGACTACCCGAAGGACCTCGAGTCCATCGTGATGCGGGCCCTCGCGAAGAACAAAGAAGAGCGGTACCCGTCGGCGCGAGCGATGCAACGCGATCTCGAGGAGTTCGTCCGGCGCCACCGCGTGCCCGTGAGCAACTCGGCGCTCCACACCTTCATGAACGAGCTCTTCCAGGACAAGCTCGCCGCGCAGAAGCAGGCGATCCTCCAGGGAAAGCAGCTCGCCGACATCATCGATTCGCAGCACGGCGGTCGCCTCGAGTCGACGCTCGAGCTCGACGCCCTCGGGAGCGGAGCGCGCGCCGCGACGCCGAGCATGCCGGCCGCGGCCCACACGGTCACGGACGCGCCGGTCCATCGCCCGAAGTCCCGATGGCTCCTCACCGTACCTTTCGCGGTCATGATCGCCGTAGGCGTGGGCGTCTTCGCGGGCCTCCGCGCGCGGCACGAGGCCGAGGGCACGACCACGCCGACGCCGGCCGCCGCGAGCACCAAAGGCACCGTCAAGGTGACGAGCGAGCCTCCCGGTGCGTCCATCTGGGTCAACGGAGACCTACGCGCCGAGGTCACACCGGCGACGCTCGAGCTCCCGAAGGGCGTCGAGATCGATCTGAAGCTCTCGATGCCCGATCACGAGCAGTCGCGGCACAAGCTCACGCTGACGGACCTCGCGCCCGACCACGAGGTCAAAGCGGAGCTCCGCAAGGGCTCGGTGAGCGTCGACGTGAACGTGCTCCCGCAGGGCACGCAGGCCACCCTCGTGCTCGACGGCAAGCCCGTTCAAGGCCCCGAAATCGCGGGCCTCGCCTCGGGCGTCGAGCACACCCTCGTGGTGTCGGCGCCCGGCTTCGGCGAGAAGTCGATCACGTTCACCGGGTCGGCCCAAGAGCGGAAGAAGCTCGACGTCACGCTCGAGAAGAGCGCCCACCACGACACGACCGCGAAGGCCCAAACGGGCGGTCCCACTCCGACCGGGAAGCCGTCGGCCACGCCTGCCCCCGCCGGGAGCGGGAAGCTCAACGTCGGCGCGAGCAACGGGTGGTGCAACGTCACGGTCGACGGGCAAGGCCGCGGCGCGACGCCCATCGCGGGCCTCGAGCTCTCGGCCGGGCCGCACAAGGTGACGTGCACGACCGCGGACGGGAAATCCCAGAACGCTGTCGTCACGGTCCCGGCGGACGGGGTCGCCCGCTACAAGTTCTCGCTCTAA
- a CDS encoding serine/threonine protein kinase: MSSEGSGRSARSGRLVFPASTSAPSADASGSIRIGRYALHGILAAGGMATVHLARLIGEAGFSRTVAVKRLHPNFAQEQEFVAMLLDEARLVARIRHPNVVPMLDVVREPSELFLVMEYVHGESWSRLIAASLKRGREVPVPICAAIAIDVLNGLHAAHEARNERGEPLGIVHRDVSPQNAIVGVDGVTRVLDFGVAKASGRLQSTQNDELKGKLAYMSPQQIMGEPVDRRADVWSAAVCLWESLAGARLFKAEVQATVAVKVLNDAVEPPSKYRPEIPKALDDVLMKGLAREPDERYATARDMAIAIEEACPPATARAVGEWVSELAAEALGSRATRIEEIESAVEPNPSLGKLLAAVPLDTPSSRSVVTSPEVAASSETSSSATAARLGLARDEAPPPAASKSRSSVIVAAALVSVALVAAALIVSRRAPNGATAAAPPAPPLPSASVTAAPTAVTSAAAPLQSAAPPAAAPAPSAPTVAKHAPSKPAPTPAKTTAKPAAPAPNCSPNFVIEGGIKKIKPECL; encoded by the coding sequence TTGAGCTCTGAGGGGAGCGGCCGCTCGGCGCGCAGCGGGCGCCTCGTGTTTCCGGCGTCGACGTCCGCGCCGAGCGCCGACGCGAGCGGGTCCATTCGCATCGGTCGGTACGCCCTCCACGGCATCCTGGCTGCCGGAGGGATGGCCACGGTGCATCTCGCACGGCTCATCGGAGAGGCAGGATTTTCTCGCACCGTAGCGGTGAAGCGCCTCCACCCGAACTTCGCGCAGGAGCAAGAGTTCGTGGCCATGCTGCTCGACGAGGCCCGACTCGTCGCGCGCATTCGTCACCCCAACGTCGTGCCCATGCTCGACGTGGTGCGCGAGCCGTCCGAGCTCTTCCTCGTCATGGAGTACGTGCACGGCGAGTCCTGGAGCCGGCTCATCGCCGCCAGCCTGAAGCGTGGCCGCGAGGTCCCCGTGCCGATCTGCGCGGCGATCGCGATCGACGTGCTCAACGGGCTCCACGCCGCCCACGAGGCGCGCAACGAGCGCGGTGAGCCGCTCGGCATCGTCCACCGCGACGTGTCTCCGCAGAACGCGATCGTCGGCGTCGACGGCGTCACCCGTGTGCTCGACTTCGGCGTCGCCAAAGCTTCAGGCAGGCTGCAATCGACCCAGAACGACGAGCTCAAGGGAAAGCTCGCCTACATGTCGCCCCAACAGATCATGGGCGAGCCCGTCGACCGCCGCGCCGACGTCTGGTCCGCGGCGGTGTGCCTGTGGGAGTCGCTCGCGGGCGCGAGGCTCTTCAAAGCCGAAGTGCAAGCCACCGTAGCCGTGAAGGTGTTGAACGACGCCGTCGAGCCCCCGAGCAAGTACCGCCCCGAGATCCCGAAGGCCCTCGACGACGTGCTCATGAAGGGGCTCGCGAGAGAGCCGGACGAGCGCTACGCGACCGCCCGAGACATGGCGATCGCCATCGAAGAGGCGTGCCCCCCCGCGACCGCACGGGCCGTGGGCGAGTGGGTCTCGGAGCTCGCCGCGGAGGCCCTCGGCTCGCGTGCGACGAGGATCGAAGAGATCGAGAGCGCCGTCGAGCCGAACCCGAGCCTCGGAAAGCTCCTCGCGGCCGTTCCGCTCGACACCCCCTCGAGCCGTAGCGTCGTCACGAGCCCCGAGGTGGCGGCCTCGAGCGAGACGTCGTCTTCGGCGACCGCCGCGCGCCTCGGGCTCGCGCGGGACGAGGCTCCACCACCTGCGGCGTCGAAGTCGCGCAGCAGCGTGATCGTCGCGGCGGCGCTCGTGTCCGTCGCGCTCGTGGCGGCCGCGCTCATCGTGTCGCGCCGGGCCCCGAACGGCGCCACCGCGGCGGCGCCCCCCGCGCCCCCGCTCCCGTCCGCGAGCGTCACCGCGGCCCCAACGGCCGTCACCTCGGCGGCAGCGCCTCTCCAGAGCGCGGCGCCGCCCGCAGCGGCTCCCGCACCGAGCGCGCCGACGGTCGCAAAACACGCCCCGTCGAAGCCCGCGCCCACGCCGGCAAAAACCACGGCCAAACCGGCGGCGCCGGCGCCCAACTGCAGCCCGAACTTCGTCATCGAGGGCGGGATCAAGAAGATCAAGCCGGAGTGCCTCTGA
- a CDS encoding tRNA (guanine-N7)-methyltransferase yields MDPRDDAPRTTPKKNPYAHCPRLPEGETVDLRSLVSGDEIELEIGCGRGVFVFERAAAAPSVGLVGLEVRRKWATIVDERVAKQGLSSRCRVFAEDAKIAMPRLQPDAGVARVFMHFPDPWWKKRHEKRLVMGDVFMNEVVRLLRPMGELYIQTDVEDRAESYAQQISAHGGFEPFGDADGSPWLAENPYGARSPREHRAIKDGLPVYRMRFRKKG; encoded by the coding sequence ATGGATCCCCGCGACGACGCCCCCCGAACGACCCCCAAGAAGAACCCGTACGCGCACTGCCCTCGGCTCCCGGAAGGCGAGACCGTCGACCTGCGATCCCTCGTCTCCGGCGACGAGATCGAGCTCGAGATCGGCTGCGGGCGTGGAGTGTTCGTGTTCGAGCGCGCCGCGGCAGCTCCTTCGGTGGGCCTCGTGGGGCTCGAGGTCCGGCGGAAATGGGCGACCATCGTCGACGAGCGCGTGGCGAAACAAGGCCTCTCGTCGAGGTGCCGTGTGTTCGCCGAGGACGCGAAAATCGCCATGCCGAGGCTGCAACCCGACGCGGGGGTGGCGCGTGTGTTCATGCACTTCCCCGACCCGTGGTGGAAGAAGCGCCACGAGAAGCGCCTCGTGATGGGCGACGTGTTCATGAACGAGGTCGTTCGGCTTCTGCGCCCGATGGGTGAGCTCTACATCCAAACGGACGTCGAGGATCGCGCCGAGAGCTACGCGCAGCAGATCTCGGCCCACGGCGGGTTCGAGCCCTTCGGCGACGCTGACGGGAGCCCTTGGCTCGCCGAGAATCCCTACGGGGCGCGGAGCCCGCGCGAGCACCGCGCCATCAAAGACGGCCTGCCCGTCTACCGCATGCGCTTCCGCAAGAAGGGCTGA
- a CDS encoding helix-turn-helix domain-containing protein — MSARACAHCGRLERPAATERAIHEASIRLVADSGRVAGATFRFLRKAAGLRAREVARSLGVSVGTISRWENEAREVDARSWVLVALLAVESLGGERVVERVFSGIVRAKSEPPPTFVSVRHDEGTTFDEAQK, encoded by the coding sequence GTGTCGGCTCGCGCGTGTGCCCATTGCGGGAGGCTCGAGCGCCCCGCGGCGACGGAGCGCGCGATCCACGAGGCCTCGATTCGCCTCGTCGCGGACTCGGGGCGTGTCGCCGGGGCGACGTTCCGTTTCCTCCGGAAGGCCGCGGGCCTCCGCGCGAGGGAGGTCGCGCGTTCGCTCGGCGTGAGCGTGGGGACCATCTCGCGCTGGGAGAACGAGGCACGCGAGGTCGACGCACGCTCGTGGGTGCTCGTGGCCCTCCTCGCCGTCGAGTCTCTCGGAGGGGAACGGGTCGTGGAGCGCGTCTTCTCGGGGATCGTCCGGGCCAAGTCGGAGCCCCCTCCGACGTTCGTCTCCGTTCGGCACGACGAGGGCACGACCTTCGACGAGGCGCAGAAATAG